From Pelagibacterium flavum:
CTGGGACTGCTCAGCCATTCGGCGCTGGCGCTGGGGCTGGTGCTCGTGTCGCTCATGCCCAATGTGCGGATCGATCTGATGGGATTGCTGTTTGGCGACATTCTTGCGGTGTCGGTGAGCGATATTGCGATGATCTATGGCGGGGGAACCCTCGTTCTGGGGGTGCTGGCGTGGCTGTGGCGGCCGATGCTGGCGGGCACTGTTTCCGAGGATATCGCGCAGGCCGAGGGGCTGAACCCCGAGCGCACACGGTTGATATTCATGGTGCTGCTCGCGGCACTGATCGCCATATCGATGAAAATCCTCGGCGTGCTGCTGATTACCGCGATGTTGATCATTCCCGCCACCGCCGCGCGAAGGCTGGCCAATACACCCGAGCAGATGGCGATTTATGCGGCGCTGGGCGGGATCGCCGCCGTTCTTGCAGGCTTGTGGGCTTCGCTGCATTTCGATACGCCATCGGGACCCTCGATCGTGGTTGCG
This genomic window contains:
- a CDS encoding iron chelate uptake ABC transporter family permease subunit; amino-acid sequence: MTMKETTGMLESFFTRALIAGLGLAAVTGPLGSFIVWRRMAYFGDTMAHSAILGVALALFFSFSPVVGVFAIAVMVALILAFLQRRGTLSADSLLGLLSHSALALGLVLVSLMPNVRIDLMGLLFGDILAVSVSDIAMIYGGGTLVLGVLAWLWRPMLAGTVSEDIAQAEGLNPERTRLIFMVLLAALIAISMKILGVLLITAMLIIPATAARRLANTPEQMAIYAALGGIAAVLAGLWASLHFDTPSGPSIVVAALCVFAITSIVPLGNKGAA